One Myotis daubentonii chromosome 3, mMyoDau2.1, whole genome shotgun sequence genomic window carries:
- the LOC132231437 gene encoding probable ATP-dependent RNA helicase DDX5 has product MSGYWSDRDRGRDRGFGAPRFGGSRAGPLSGKKFGNPGEKLVKKQWNLDELPKFEKNFYQEHPDLARRTAQEVETYRRSKEITVRGHNCPKPILNFYEANFPANIMDAIARQNFTEPTAIQAQGWPVALSGLDMVGVAQTGSGKTLSYLLPAIVHINHQPFLERGDGPICLVLAPTRELAQQVQQVAAEYCRACQLKSTCIYGGAPKGTQIRDLERGVEICIATPGRLIDFLECGKTNLRRTTYLVLDEADRMLDMGFEPQIRKIVDQIRPDRQTLMWSATWPKEVRQLAEDFLKDYIHINTGALELSANHNILQIVDVCHDVEKDEKLIRLMEEIMSETESKTIVFVETKRRCDELTRKMRRDGWPAMGIHGDKSQQERDWVLSEFKHGKAPILIATDVASRGLDVKDVKFVINYDYPNSSEDYIHRIGRTARSTKTGTAYTFFTPNNIKQASDLISVLREANQAVNPKLLQLVEDGGSGRSRGRGGMKDDRRDRYSAGKRGRFNTFRDRENYDSGYSSLLNRDFGAKTQNGVYSATNYTHGSFGSNFVSAGIQTSFRTGDPTGTYQTGYDSIQQYGSNVPNMHNGMNQQAYAYPATAAAPMIGYPMPTGYSQ; this is encoded by the coding sequence ATGTCGGGCTATTGGAGTGACCGGGACCGCGGCCGGGATCGAGGGTTTGGTGCACCTCGATTTGGAGGAAGTAGGGCAGGGCCTCTATCAGGAAAGAAGTTTGGAAACCCTGGGGAGAAACTAGTTAAAAAGCAGTGGAATCTTGATGAGCTGCCCAAATTTGAgaagaatttttatcaagaacACCCTGATTTGGCCAGGCGCACAGCACAAGAGGTAGAGACATACAGAAGAAGCAAGGAAATTACAGTTAGAGGACACAACTGCCCAAAGCCCATTCTGAATTTTTATGAAGCAAACTTCCCTGCAAACATCATGGATGCGATTGCAAGACAGAACTTTACTGAACCCACTGCTATTCAAGCTCAGGGATGGCCAGTTGCCCTAAGTGGATTGGATATGGTTGGAGTAGCACAGACTGGATCTGGGAAAACATTGTCTTATTTGCTGCCTGCCATTGTCCACATCAATCATCAGCCGTTCCTAGAGAGAGGTGATGGACCTATTTGCTTGGTGCTGGCACCAACTCGGGAACTGGCCCAGCAGGTGCAGCAAGTGGCTGCTGAATACTGTAGAGCATGCCAATTGAAGTCTACTTGCATCTATGGTGGTGCTCCCAAGGGAACACAAATACGAGATTTGGAGAGAGGTGTGGAGATCTGTATTGCAACACCTGGAAGACTGATTGACTTTTTAGAGTGTGGAAAAACAAATCTGAGACGAACCACCTACCTTGTCCTTGATGAAGCAGATAGAATGCTTGATATGGGCTTCGAACCCCAAATAAGAAAGATTGTGGACCAGATAAGGCCTGACAGGCAAACCCTGATGTGGAGTGCAACTTGGCCAAAAGAAGTAAGACAGCTTGCTGAAGATTTCCTGAAAGACTATATTCATATAAACACTGGTGCACTGGAACTGAGTGCAAACCACAACATTCTTCAGATTGTGGATGTGTGTCATGATGTAGAAAAGGATGAAAAACTTATTCGTCTGATGGAAGAGATCATGAGTGAGACGGAGAGTAAAACCATTGTCTTTGTTGAAACCAAAAGAAGATGTGATGAACTTACTAGAAAAATGAGGAGAGACGGGTGGCCTGCCATGGGTATTCATGGTGACAAGAGTCAACAGGAACGTGATTGGGTTCTAAGTGAATTCAAACATGGAAAAGCGCCTATTCTGATTGCTACGGACGTGGCTTCCAGAGGGCTAGATGTGAAAGATGTGAAATTTGTCATCAATTATGACTACCCTAACTCCTCAGAGGATTATATTCATCGAATTGGGAGAACTGCTCGCAGTACCAAAACAGGCACAGCATACACTTTCTTTACACCTAATAACATAAAGCAAGCGAGCGACCTTATCTCTGTGCTTCGTGAAGCTAATCAAGCCGTCAATCCCAAGTTGCTTCAGTTGGTTGAAGACGGAGGTTCAGGTCGTTCCAGGGGTAGAGGAGGCATGAAGGATGACCGTCGGGACAGATACTCTGCAGGCAAAAGGGGTAGATTTAATACCTTTAGAGACAGGGAAAATTATGACAGCGGCTACTCTAGTCTGCTTAACAGAGATTTTGGGGCAAAGACCCAGAATGGTGTTTACAGTGCTACAAATTACACCCATGGGAGCTTTGGAAGTAATTTTGTGTCTGCTGGTATACAGACCAGTTTCAGGACTGGTGATCCAACAGGGACTTACCAGACTGGTTATGATAGCATTCAGCAATATGGAAGTAATGTTCCAAATATGCACAATGGTATGAACCAACAGGCATATGCATATCCTGCTACTGCAGCTGCACCTATGATTGGTTATCCAATGCCAACAGGATATTCTCAATAA